TAGCCCAGATGGGACGGGTCGTAATTGAATCCGAAGCGCCGGTGATGTTTCACCGCCTCCAGTGCCCGATGCGCCGAGGCGATGTCGAAGGCGATTTCGGTCGGGTGCACCTCCAGCGCGAAGTTCACGTTCACTTCGTCAAACACCTCCAGAATCGGGAGAAATCGGCGCCCGAAGTCGTCGAACCCCTTTTGCAGGTAGGCCTGGCCGGTCGGTGGAAATGCATAGCACGCGTGCCAGATGCTTGAACCGCTGAAGCCGATCACCACGGCCGGGAAGTCCAGGTCGTGATGCGGTTTGGCGTTCAGGAAATTGCGGCAGGCGCGGGCGTTTAGTTTAAGCTGTTCGGCCGCCCTTTGCCGTACGCCCTCGGGGTCGCCATCACCCCAGACGTCCGGCGGCAAAATGGCCTGGTGCCGTTCATCGATGAGGTCACAGACCGCCTGGCCGATCAGGTGATTGGAGACGCCGAAAGCCGTCAGGCCGTGATCGGCGAGGATCTGCCAGCGTTCCTGGCAATACTCTTTGGAGTCGGCGGCTTGCTTCACGTCAAAATGGTCGCCCCAACAGGCAAGTTCCAGCCCGTCGAAGCCCATTTGCTTGGCAAGGGGTGCAAGTTCAGTCAGGGGTAGGTCGGCCCATTGGCCGGTGAAAAGGGTTACAGGTCTGGCCATAGGTAGGTACAATGATTCCGATTCCGGGGGCTTGCAGGAAACCGCCTAGCACTCTGGCTGCCAAGGTACCCGTACGCAAGAGAGTTATGGACAGAACGCACCCGTTAGGCCAACCTCGGTTTTCGACACGGGAAAGGCTGCGGCCAACCCCGGGAATGAGGGTTTCCGCGATTCCGCTTGCGGGTCTGATGGGCCGGCGAGGCCGCGGTTCTCCCGCCGTTGCGTATGCCAACCGAACTTGACCGCGAACAGATTCGGCGGCTCCTGCTGGAATTGGGCGGTTTTATCCGCCGTCGCGTCCTGCAGGTCAGAAGCGAGGAAAGCGGCACCGACTTTGCGGCGGTGGCGCGCCAGGACGTCGCCGATACCATCTACGAGATCGACCGGGTGAGCGAGGAAGTCATCGATGCCTGGTTCCAGACTTCGTGGCCGTCGGCCCTGCCGGTCGAAGTGGTGATGGAAGGAATTGACCCTGCGCACCCCTTGATTTTTCCGGCCGGGACCGCCCGCGAGGCCACGCGGTTGAAGGTGATCGTGGACCCGATTGACGGCACGCGCGGCATCATGTACGACAAACGGCCCGCCTGGTTCCTGGCAGGAGCCGCACCCCAGCGGGGACCGGCAACGACCCTGGCGGACATTGAGGTGGCGGTCATGGTTGAGCTGCCGACCTCAAAGCAGTGGCGTGGGGACGCGGTATCGGCGGTGCGGGGTGCCGGCTATCAGGCAACGGCGACAAACGTCCTGACCGGTGAAACCCGCCCGCTGGTGATGCGGCCGTCGCACGCCACCCGGTTCGACCACGGGTTCGCGTATTTCAGCCGGTTTTTTCCGGCCGGCAAAGCCCTCACTGCTCACCTCGAAGAGGAGCTGTGGACCGCCCTCGGCTATTCCACCCGTGGAAGCAACCTCATTTTCGAAGATCAGTACATCTCAACCGGGGGACAATTCTATGAAATGCTCTGCGGTCACGACCGGATGATCGCCGATCTTCGCCCGCTGGTGCGCCGGATTTTAGGCCTCCACGGCGATCTGCACTGCCATCCGTATGACGTGGCGGCCGGATTGATCATGAGCGAAGCGGGCATCGTTCTCGAAAAGCCGTTCGGCGGCCAACTCGATGCCCCGCTCGACACGACCACTTCGGTGGCCTGGGTCGCTTACGCCAATCGCACCCTGGCAGAGCAGGTGCGCCCCGTGATGCGCACGATCTTCGCCGAGCTGTGTTAATCCGCAGAACACGCAGACAACGCAGAAAAGAGAGAAAACGTCCACAGATTACACAGATTAACTGGACCCGGCGCCTCTGCATTTGTGGCATTCTTTGCCGCTCCGAACCCCGAACGCCGAACTCCGAACTCTTTCCTCTTCCCGCCGTGTTCGCCGTGGCTCGCCGTGTTCGCCGTGTGAACTCTTACGTTGTGCCCGCCTTTTCGCTGTGCCCGTGGTGTGACCGTGTGAACTCTTACGTTGCGCCCGCCTTTTCGCTGTGCCCGCCGTGTGACAAAATTCTTGTTTCGACGCGCACGGTCCTGAGTAGACTGCTGGTCCTGTTAATGACCCATCCAAGCCAATACGTGGAACAAGCCCGCCGGGTTTTACGGATCGAGATTGCGGAGCTGCAGCGCCTAACGGCGCGCCTCGATGCCCATTTTGACCGGGCGGTGGAACGGCTTCTGGCCGTTCTGGATGCCGGCAACAAGGTGGTGACGCTTGGGGTGGGTAAATCCGGCGATATCGGCCGCAAAATCGCGTCGACGCTCACCAGCACGGGGAGTCCGGCCGTGATGTTGGACGTGACGAACGCGCTCCATGGTGACCTCGGCATTGTGACCGATGGTGATGCGGTGCTGGCGCTCAGTTACAGCGGCGAAACCGCCGAGTTGCTCAACCTGTTGCCTGCGCTCAAGCGGTTTGACGTACAAATCGTTGCCTTGACCGGCAATGTGGCCTCGACGCTGGCGCGGCACAGCGACGTGGTTCTGGACTGCCGGGTGGAGGCTGAGGCCTGCCCGCTTAATCTGGCCCCGACTTCGAGCACGACCGTGATGCTTGCCTTGGGTGATGCCCTTGCAATGGTGCTGCTGGAGGCACGCGGGTTCCAGAAAGAAGATTTCGCCAAATTCCATCCCGCAGGACGTCTTGGGCGCGTGTTGTTGCAAAAGGTCAGGGACGTCATGCGCCCTCCTGAACGCATGCCGAAGGTCACGCCCGGCGAGACGGTGCTCGGCGTGCTGCACGCCATGAACCAGTGCCGGGCAGGTCTGGCCGTGATCGTTGATTCCGCCGATCAGCGTTTGCTGGGTATCTTCACCCACGGCGATTTTGTAAGGGCGTTTGAAGCGAATCCGGACATGGTGAATGATCCGGTCGAGCGGTATATGGTGCGGCGTCCCGTGACCATCCAGGAAGACCGGCTGGCCGTTGAAGTGCTCAACACCTTGGACCACCATCGGATCGATGACCTTGTCGTGATCAACGCGACGCACCAGCCTGTCGGGCTCATCGATTCACAGGATTTGACGAAACTTAAGCTTTTGTAATCGTTACCGTTTCCGCGGCTTATAAACCAATCCAGCAGCGAAGAATTTTTTTATGCCAGCAGCAAATGACCTTCGAAAAGGCATGGCCATCCGCTACAACGGCGATGTCACCGTGGTGCTCGACGTCCAGCACCGCACACCCGGCAATCTCCGGGCGTTCGTTCAGGCAACCCTCCGCAGCATTCGCACGGGCAAATCGAGCAACGTGCGGTTCGGCTCAACCGAAACCGTGGAACTCGTTGAAGTCAATCGACGCAAGCTCGAGTACAGCTACAAAGACCAGGATGGATACGTTTTTATGGATCCGGATACCTATGAGAGCGAAACGTTGCGTCCGGAACTGTTACAAAACTCGGCGGATTACCTGATCGAAAACCTGGCGGTCGAAGTCCTGTACGCCGAAGGCAAGCCGGTCGCGGTCGAACTGCCGTCGTCAGTGGGCCTTAAGGTTGTGGAATCCGCGGAAGGCCTGCGGGGTGACAGCGCCACCAATGTTCAAAAACCGGCCAAGCTTGAGACGGGTAAAGTGGTCCAGGTACCACTTTTCATTAAGGAAGGCGAAGTCATCAAAATCGATACCCGAACGGGTGCCTACATGGGCCGCGCGTAACGGGTAACGGGTAACGGGTGCCGGGTTCGGTCACACGGCGTCCGGCGATTGGATTTCAGCGTCCGCAATACGAGCTCGTGGATTCCTTTCTGCGTGCTCTGGGGACACTCGTCACTCGACACCCGACACCCGCCATCCCATGATCTGAGCCGTGGCCGGTAAACCTCGTCGCAAGCTCAAGGCCAGCCTCCAAGCCGGATCGACCCGGATGGAAACCGGGCCGGTTATCCCCCTGCGCTGGCTGAAACAGGTCATCGCCGTTTTCCTGATCCCGCCCGCTTTCGTTCTCACCCGCGCGTTCTTCCTTTCGTTTTCGCAGGTAACCATCCATCACAGGTTCTGGGCCTCGGAGGAATTCTGGTTCTTTGCCCTCGGTTCGATCATCTGGCTCATCGCGTTTTTCGGCTTGCCCCGGCCCCTCGTGATGTACGTATTCGGACACGAACTCAGCCACGCCGTCTGGGTGTGGCTCATGGGCGGGCGCGTGTCCAAGTTTAAGGTCAGGGCGGAAGGCGGCTATATCGTTACTGATACAAATAACGTTTGGATTACGCTGGCGCCGTATTTTTTCCCGATCTACAGCGTTTTGGTGTTGATGATCTACGGGGGCCTGAGCGCGTTCGTTGACGTCGAACCGTACCGCCGCTGGTTGTTTGGGGCGATCGGGTTTACCTGGACGTTTCACCTGACGTTCACAATCTGGATGCTTTGGAACGGCCAGACCGATCTCATCGAGCACGGCACGTTCTTCTCCATGATGGTAATCTACCTTATCAATTTTGCCATCCTCAGCGTGATGCTGATCCTGGCCAGCCGCGACGTGACGTTCCGGTCCTTCGGCCACGAACTGCTCCAAGGCGCGATGGACGTTTCAGACCTCGTCCTCCGCCTGGCCCACGTCAAACGATAAACCAGCCCCCCGGTCACACGGCGGGCACAGCGGGAAGAGGAAAGGGTTCGGAGTTCGGAGTTCGGAGTTCGGAGTTCGGGGTTCGGAGACGTCGTATCACCGGGTCCAATCGTCCGGTAGAGCACGGTGGGAAGACAGAATCATCCGCAGAACACGCAGAAAAAAGATTACCAGCCCCGGCGCCTCTTCATTTGTGGCATTCTCTGCCGCTTCGAACTCCGAACCCTTTCCTCTTCCCGCCGTGGTCGCCGTGCTCCGCCGTGGCGCCGTGTGAACTCTTACGTTGTGCCCGCCTTCCCGCCGTGCCCGCTGTGTGACCGAACCCCGAACTCCAAACTCCGAACTCCGAACTCTTTCCCCTCTTCCCGCCGTGTTCGCCGTGTGAACTCTTACGTTGTGCCCGCTGTGTGACCGAACTTCCCCTGATTGCCCTCGCCCGTTAAGCCAGGTATCATCACCGGCTTGTGACCCCACTCCAGCCGAACGCGTTTTACGGGCCTTTCGATCTCGAATCTCCTGAGCCGCGCGATGCGGACGATTACCGCACGCCTTTTCAGACCGACCGAGACCGCATCATCTACAGCTCGGCGTTTCGACGGTTGCAGGCCAAGACGCAGGTTTTTCTCTCCGGCGAATTCGATTTTTACCGCACCCGGCTCACCCATTCGTTGGAGGTCGCCCAGATCGGCCGGAGCATTTGCGGCTTCCTGCACCAGACCTCGCCTTTGTTAACCAGCGGTTTTTATGTCGATCCGGACCTGGTCGAGGCGGTTTGTCTGACGCACGACCTTGGCCACTCGCCGTTCGGACATGCCGGTGAGCGGACGTTGCACCATCTGATGCGAACGTTCGGCGGCTTTGAAGGTAACGCCCAAAGCCTCCGGATCATTACGGAAACCATCTACCCGGGCCTGACCGCCCGTCGCGGCATGAACCCCACCCGGGCGTTTGTCGACGGCATCCTGAAGTATAAGCGTTTTTTCGCGGACCATCCTTCCGCTGAAAACCATTTTTTATACGACGAACAAGCCCGGTTCCGTGACTTCGTGTTTGCCGGCGTCGACCTGGGTGCGATCCCGGAATTAAACCGTTTTCGGAGTCTCGAGTGCGAGATCATGGATTGGGCGGACGACACCGCCTACTGCCTCAACGACCTGGTCGACAGCATCAACGCCGGCTTCCTGCGTTTCGAGCGGGTAGAACGCTGGGCGAGCGAAAAGAACCTGACGGGCGATGCTGCAACCCACGCCGCGACGGTGCTGTCAGCCATCAAGGACCGCAAAGCCGAGCCACGTTTCGGGAGAAAGATCGGTTACTTTATCCGGGCGACGTCGATCCGGGAACGTCAGAATCCGATGGCTGCACTGACCAACCGCTACCGGTTCGGACTGTCGGTCGATCCTGCGGTTCGCGCCGAGGCCAACCTTTATAAGCGAATCTCACAAGACCTCGTTTTCGACCATTCCCAACTTCATCAGCTCGAGCGGAAAGGGCGGGTAATCCTCGAGGGAATCTTCCGCGCGTTCGCGGATATGTACCTCCGCGATTCGGAGCCGGCGCTCCGGTTGCTCCCTGAAAGTTTTGACCGCCTCGTCCGCGAACAGACCACCGATCGGATGCGGGCCCGGATCGTCTGTGATTACCTTGCCGGAATGACCGACGGTTTTGCGGTCCGGACCTATAAACGCCTGTTCGATCCTGAGTTCGGTTCAATTCTGGATCTGGGGTAGGCGGGCACGGCGGATCCACAGATTAAAAAGTTCATCCGCAGAACACGCAGAAGGACGCAGAAAAGAGAAAACATCCACGGATTACACAGATTGACACAGATTAAGGGCACACGATCGCACGGCGGGCACAGCGGGTGTGGCGGGCACAGCGACAGAGTTCACACGGCGAACACGGCGAGCCACGGCGAACACGGCGGGAAGAAGAGT
The DNA window shown above is from Verrucomicrobiota bacterium and carries:
- the dgt gene encoding dNTP triphosphohydrolase, encoding MTPLQPNAFYGPFDLESPEPRDADDYRTPFQTDRDRIIYSSAFRRLQAKTQVFLSGEFDFYRTRLTHSLEVAQIGRSICGFLHQTSPLLTSGFYVDPDLVEAVCLTHDLGHSPFGHAGERTLHHLMRTFGGFEGNAQSLRIITETIYPGLTARRGMNPTRAFVDGILKYKRFFADHPSAENHFLYDEQARFRDFVFAGVDLGAIPELNRFRSLECEIMDWADDTAYCLNDLVDSINAGFLRFERVERWASEKNLTGDAATHAATVLSAIKDRKAEPRFGRKIGYFIRATSIRERQNPMAALTNRYRFGLSVDPAVRAEANLYKRISQDLVFDHSQLHQLERKGRVILEGIFRAFADMYLRDSEPALRLLPESFDRLVREQTTDRMRARIVCDYLAGMTDGFAVRTYKRLFDPEFGSILDLG
- a CDS encoding KpsF/GutQ family sugar-phosphate isomerase encodes the protein MTHPSQYVEQARRVLRIEIAELQRLTARLDAHFDRAVERLLAVLDAGNKVVTLGVGKSGDIGRKIASTLTSTGSPAVMLDVTNALHGDLGIVTDGDAVLALSYSGETAELLNLLPALKRFDVQIVALTGNVASTLARHSDVVLDCRVEAEACPLNLAPTSSTTVMLALGDALAMVLLEARGFQKEDFAKFHPAGRLGRVLLQKVRDVMRPPERMPKVTPGETVLGVLHAMNQCRAGLAVIVDSADQRLLGIFTHGDFVRAFEANPDMVNDPVERYMVRRPVTIQEDRLAVEVLNTLDHHRIDDLVVINATHQPVGLIDSQDLTKLKLL
- a CDS encoding inositol monophosphatase, whose product is MPTELDREQIRRLLLELGGFIRRRVLQVRSEESGTDFAAVARQDVADTIYEIDRVSEEVIDAWFQTSWPSALPVEVVMEGIDPAHPLIFPAGTAREATRLKVIVDPIDGTRGIMYDKRPAWFLAGAAPQRGPATTLADIEVAVMVELPTSKQWRGDAVSAVRGAGYQATATNVLTGETRPLVMRPSHATRFDHGFAYFSRFFPAGKALTAHLEEELWTALGYSTRGSNLIFEDQYISTGGQFYEMLCGHDRMIADLRPLVRRILGLHGDLHCHPYDVAAGLIMSEAGIVLEKPFGGQLDAPLDTTTSVAWVAYANRTLAEQVRPVMRTIFAELC
- a CDS encoding sugar phosphate isomerase/epimerase is translated as MARPVTLFTGQWADLPLTELAPLAKQMGFDGLELACWGDHFDVKQAADSKEYCQERWQILADHGLTAFGVSNHLIGQAVCDLIDERHQAILPPDVWGDGDPEGVRQRAAEQLKLNARACRNFLNAKPHHDLDFPAVVIGFSGSSIWHACYAFPPTGQAYLQKGFDDFGRRFLPILEVFDEVNVNFALEVHPTEIAFDIASAHRALEAVKHHRRFGFNYDPSHLGYQGVDYVKFIREFRDRIYHAHMKDAWWGHGNGDAGVFGGHTDFGDYRRYWDFRSIGHGDVNFEDIIVALNDIGYQGPLSIEWEDIRMDRVHGATESCRNVRSYDFTPSRLAFDSAFEREKQ
- the efp gene encoding elongation factor P, which encodes MPAANDLRKGMAIRYNGDVTVVLDVQHRTPGNLRAFVQATLRSIRTGKSSNVRFGSTETVELVEVNRRKLEYSYKDQDGYVFMDPDTYESETLRPELLQNSADYLIENLAVEVLYAEGKPVAVELPSSVGLKVVESAEGLRGDSATNVQKPAKLETGKVVQVPLFIKEGEVIKIDTRTGAYMGRA